DNA from uncultured Tolumonas sp.:
TTCAAATTTCGCAGTCAGGATCACTGGCCATTCCACCAGCGAAGTGACTTCTTCCAGCAGTGAATCTTCCAGATCAGCGATACCGCCCAGCTGTTTCGCCGCTGCTTCAGCGCCAGCTTTGATGAACGCTTTACGCGCTTCGTAGTCAGCTTGCACTTTGCCTTTTTCCAGCAGCAAAGCAGGGTATTGATCGGCATGGCTGATTTCAAATTCAGCTTCACCCATGAAACGATGGCCACGGATGGTGCGTGCTGACTGCAGACCTAACACTTCACCTGCCACCAATTCACCGCCAAACAGCATACACAGGGTATGTACCGGGCGGATAAATTGTGTGCGTTTTGCACCCCAACGCATTGGTTTTGGAATTGGTAAGCCAGCTAATGCTGTCGCAACCATAGTGCCCAGCAGTTCAGTAGTGGCCTGACCGGCAACATTGGCACGATAGACCAGCCATTCGCCTTTGTCGGTCGCCAGACGTTCAGCCTGTGCCACTTCAATACCGTTCGACTTTGCCCAACCGGATGCGGCGGGTGTTGGTGTGCCTGACGCATCAAATGCAGCCGATACCGCCGGGCCGCGTTTCTCAACCTGTTTGTCAGCTTGCTTGTCCGCCAGAGCAGTTACTTTCAGTGCCAGACGACGAGGTGCGGCAAACCATTGTACGCCCTGATGGGCCAGACCGGCTTTATCCAGTTCCGCCGTAAAGTTGTCAGCAAAGGCTTGTGCGAGTTTTCGCAGCGCTTTCGGTGGTAGCTCTTCCGTGCCCAGTTCAATTAAAAAGTTTTCAGTTGCCATTTGCTTATACCTTTACGCTTGAGTTGCTTTGCACATCGGGAAACCGAGACGTTCGCGCGCGGCGTAGTAGGCTTCCGCCACCGCTTTAGAAAGAGCCCGGATACGCAGAATGTAGCGTTGACGCTCAGTCACGGAAATCGCGTGACGGGCATCCAGCAGGTTAAAGGCATGTGCCGCTTTCAGAATACGTTCATAAGCCGGCAGAGGCAGCGGCAGTTCCAGATTCAGCAAATGCTGGCACTCTTTTTCGCATTGATCGAACAACTGGAACAGGAACGGCACGTCAGCGTGTTCAAAGTTGTAAGTGGATTGTTCCACTTCATTTTGGTGGAACACGTCACGATAGGTCACTTTACCCAGCGGGCCATCAGCCCAAACCAGATCGTACAGACTATCAACGCCTTGGATATACATCGCCAGACGTTCCAGACCGTAAGTGATTTCGCCCGTGACGGGTGAACACTCTAAGCCACCCACTTGTTGGAAGTAGGTGAACTGAGTGACTTCCATGCCGTTTAGCCAGACTTCCCAGCCTAAGCCCCAAGCACCCAGTGTTGGGTTTTCCCAGTTGTCTTCCACGAAGCGAATATCGTGGACCAACGGGTCAAAGCCCAGCTCACGTAACGAACCCAGATATAATTCCTGAATATTGTCAGGTGATGGCTTCAGAATGACCTGAAACTGGTAATAATGTTGCAGGCGGTTCGGGTTTTCCCCGTAGCGACCATCGGTCGGACGGCGGGATGGCTGCACGTAAGCGCAGTTCATCGGCTCCGGACCAATAGCCCGTAAAAAGGTCATTGGATGTGAAGTACCTGCGCCCACTTCCATATCGAGCGGTTGTGAAATCACACAACCCTGGCGGGCCCAGTAATCTTGCAGGGATAAAATGAGTCCCTGAAATGTTTTAATATCAAATTTCTGCATGATAGATAATACGCTTGATTAGTCAGTGAATACTGCGCGGATAAACTCGGGAAGTATAACCCTGTAACCGGCGGGAATATAGGCAAATTGTGCCGTGGAGTGCGTATGGAACGACATTGTGCCTGGATCATGTCTGATCCAGACTATATTGCTTATCACGACCAGCAGTGGGGTCGTCCGGAATATGATGATCGGAAATTGTTCGCTATGCTTTGCTTGGAAGGGCAACAAGCGGGGTTATCGTGGTTAACCATTCTGAAACGGATACCTGCATACTATGCCGCCTTTGCTGATTTTGATCCGGTGCTGCTGGCTGAATTTGATGAGCAAAAGCTAGAATTATTGATGAACGATCCATCGATTATTCGCAATCGGCTAAAAATTAATGCTATTAGACAGAATGCGCGCTGTTATCTGGCCTTACAGCAGCAAGGTTTGGTGTTTTCGGATTGGTTATGGCAGTTTGTTGACGGGAAACCCGTGATCAATCATTGGCAGCATGCGAAAGAGATACCCGTGACGACACCACAAGCAGAGGCGATGTCGAAGGCGCTGAAAAAAGTCGGTTTTAAATTCGTCGGCCCAACGATTTGTTACGCATTTATGCAGGCTGTGGGCATGGTCAACGATCATTTGATTGATTGTCCGTGGCATCGTATCTGCGAAAAAACCGCTTCCTGACAATAAGGTAAAGTATGTCAGATCAATTACCATTTCATGTTAGTCCTAAATCACTGCATCAGCCGAAGGCGTTGGTTCCGGCAGAACCGGTATTGGCTTTACAGCTGGATGCCAACGGGCGGTACCATAAATTGTCTGCCGGTGGTTCAGTGCCGACAGAACGTTGCTGGTTACATCTGGATTATTCGGCGGAAAGCGCGAAAGAGTGGTTACGTCATTCGCCATTGTTACCGGATGTCGTGCGTGAGTCGCTGTTGGGTGAGAGTAACCGGCCTAAATTGGTCAAAGTGAATGATGGGTTGTTACTGACGTTAAGGGGCATTAACCACAATGAAGGGCAGCGCCCCGATCAGATGGTGGCGATCCGTTTCTTTATTACCGATAAATTAATTGTCTCTACCCGTCATCGTCGCGTGTATGCCGTTGAGCAGGTCGTGCGGAATTTACGGCAAGGTTTGGGGCCGCGCTCTACGGCCGATTGGCTGGTCGATGTCTGTGAAAACTTAGCCGAACAGGCCGGGGATTTTATCGATGAAATGATGGATAAAATTGTCCGGCTGGAAGATGAAATTCTGGAGCAAAAGATTAACTCCCGGCGCGAATTGGTTGAAATCCGCCGGCAATTGATTGTCTTACGCCGTTACTTAGCGCCTCAGCGGGATGTGTTTAGCCGTTTGGCGAATGAAAAGATTGCTTGGTTGGAGAAAGATGATCTCCGGCGTTTACACGATATCGCTGATCGTATGGGGCGCTGGCTGGAAGATTTGGATGCCAGTATCGCGCGGACATCATTGTTAGCCGATGAAATCAATGCCTTAATGACCGAAGCCATGAACCGGCGAACCTATATTATGTCGCTGTTTGCGATGGTTTTTTTGCCGTTGTCTTTTTTTACTGGTTTGTTGGGGGTGAATCTTGGCGGTATTCCGGGGAATACCTCACCGTGGGGGTTTATTAGTTTTTGCCTGTTATTATTAACCATTGCCGGCAGTATTTTGTTATGGCTGAAATTGCGCCGGTGGGTGTAGTTAGCCAGAAACAGGGTTCCTTTATGCTTTTTTTGGATAATTAAAGCGAATCTATTTAGTTCTGTTTGGGGCGCGCTTCCTGCATTTTACGCTCATGCGTTGTGAAGGAGTTCGCCATGAAAAAATCAGTATTGTTAGTCGCCGGATTGTTAGCAACATTAACCACGCAAACCGTACCCGCTGCAGAAGTAAAACTGCTGAATGTTTCTTACGATCCAACTCGTGAGCTCTATCAGGATTACAATAAGTCCTTTTCACAATTCTGGCAGCAGGAACATGGCGATAGCGTTAATGTCAGTCAGTCGCATGGCGGTTCGGGCAAACAGGCGCGCGCCGTCATTGAAGGGCTGGATGCCGATGTCATCACATTAGCATTGGCACAAGACATTAATAAGGTTGCGCAACAAGGTCTGGTTGCCCCTGATTGGGAAAGTAAATTACCCAATCATGCTTCACCGTTTACCTCTACCATCGTATTTCTGGTGCGCAAAAATAACCCGAAACATATCCAAGACTGGGCGGATCTGATCCGTCCGGATGTCGAAGTGGTGACACCGAACCCGAAAACTTCAGGCGGTGCGCGCTGGAACTATCTGGCAGCCTGGGGTTATGCGTTACATAAAACTGGCACCGAGCAGGGCGCCCGCGATTACATCAGTAAGTTATTCAAAAACGTGAAAGTGCTCGATTCAGGCGCGCGTGGTGCCACCACCAGTTTTGTGGAGCGCGGCCTCGGCGATGTATTGATTGCGTGGGAAAACGAAGCTTATCTGGTGCTCAATGAGTTAGGCAAAGATCAGTTTGAACTGATCACGCCGTCAGAATCTATTCTGGCGGAACCGCCGGTGGCGGTGGTTGATCAAGTCGCGAAAAAACACGGTACCGAAGCGGTAGCTAAAGCCTATGTTGAACATCTGTATTCGGATGATGCGCAGCGTATTGCCGGTAAACATTTTTATCGCCCTAGTAACCCTTTGATTGCCAAAGAGTTCGCGCAGCAATTTTCTCCGGTTAAATTATTCACCATTCGTGAACTGGAAGGCGACTGGGCCAAGGCGCAGCAACGTCATTTTGCCAGTGGCGGTACGTTTGACCAGTTGTACCAACCAGGCCAGTAAATTCCTTTAGTCACCACACAGCTTCACATCACGGTGGGGCTGTCTGTTTTAAGTAAGAGTACAGCGATGAACAATATTCTGCTCGTTCCCGGTTTGTATGACAGTGGTCCACAGCATTGGCAGACCTTGTGGCATCAACAGCACCCGGATTGGTTACGCATTCAGCAAGCCGATTGGACAACCCCCGATCTGCATCGCTGGGCCGCGCCGGTGCTCGCTGCATTACAAGACAGCCAAGAGCCATTAACCATAGTGGCTCACTCGTTTGGTTGTTTGGCCAGCTTGTATGCCGCCACGCAATTACCGGAAAAAATAAACTCACTGTTTTTAGTGGCGCCTGCTGACCCCGAACTATTGGGGGTGCAAGAAGGGCTGATTTACCATCCGACGTCAGTGCCAGGTCGTATTATTGCCAGCAGTAATGACCCTTGGATGTCATTGGATCGCATTTGTCTATGGAGCCAACGCTGGAGCTTACCGCTAAGTTTGTTAGGTCCGTTGCGTCATATCAATGCGGAATCAGGTCATGGCGAGTGGCCGGAAGGGTTGGAGTTGCTGTGTTGGCATTGTCAGCAATTGGCTAAAGCGGCTTAATTTTTTGCGTTGTTTCCCCTTATTTTTCATTTAATTATCTATATTCAAAAACTGGATATAGATTGCTTTTTTTCTTATTTGTTTTAAAGCCAAAGAATCTCAACAATACGCATATAACGGTGTGACATGCACTGTATTGTGAGGAAGTAGTCATGCGTTTTCGATCTCATTCCGTTCTGCCGGGGTTTGCCCCAACCTTAGGTTTCAGCCTGTTATATCTCAGTCTGATGGTGCTGCTGCCGTTGTCGGCACTGGTGCTCTACAGTGTGACTAAACAAGATATGAGCCAGTTCTGGCAAGTGATTAGTAATCCGCGGGTCATTGCTTCCTTCAAACTCAGTTTTGGCGCGGCGGCGATCGCGGCGCTGCTGAATACGTTGTTTGGTTCCATTATTGCCTGGACGCTGGTGCGTTATGAATTTTTTGGCAAACGGATCATGGATTCACTGATCGACTTACCGTTTGCCATGCCTACGGCGGTATCCGGTATTGCGTTGTCTGCCATTTTTGCGGGTAACGGCTGGATTGGCCACTATTTCGCGCCTTACGGCATCAAATTGGCGTTTAACCCGATCGGTGTGGTGATTGCACTGACCTTCATTGGTTTGCCATTTGTGGTGCGCACCATGCAGCCAGTTTTGAAAGAACATGAGCGCGAGTTGGAAGAAGCCGCCGCTTGTCTCGGCGCCAATCGTTGGATCACCTTCCAAAAAATCATTTTTCCCGCTTTAGTGCCAGCGGCATTAACCGGCTTTGCTTTGGCGTTTGCCCGTGCCGTAGGGGAATACGGTTCAGTTATTTTTATCGCCGGTAACTTACCAATGGTGTCAGAGATTGCGCCGTTGATGATCATGAGCCATCTGGAAGAGTACGACTATGCCGGTGCGGCAGCGATTGCTACGGTGATGCTGGGTATCTCTTTTGTTCTGCTGTTGTTGATTAACCAGTTGCAAGCATGGAGCTGGCAGCGTCTGGGAGGAGCCCGCTAATGAATCCAATTACCACGGAACCGCGTTGGGTTCGTTATCTGCTCATTCTCATCGGTGCGGGCTGGTTTGCTGCTCTGTTGTTACTTCCTTTAGCTGTGGTTTTCACTCAGGCGCTGGCAAAAGGTGTGGTCTTTTTCTGGCAAAGTTTAGCGGATACCGATGCGTTGGCGGCATTACGCCTGACCTTGTTTACGGTCATTTGCTCAGTTCCCATGAATGTTATTTTTGGCTTAACCGCGGCTTGGGCGATTGGGCGTTTCCGGTTTCGTGGTCGGCAGGCGCTGATCACCTTGATTGATCTACCTTTTTCGGTGTCACCAGTCATTGCCGGTCTGATGTTTGTGCTGTTATTCGGCAACCGGGGTTGGTTTGGTGAATGGCTGCAGGCCCATGATCTGCACGTTATTTTTAATACTCCCGGCATCATTCTGGCGACCATGTTTATCACAGTTCCCTTTGTGGTGCGTGAACTGTTACCTCAGATGGAAGCGCGTGGCGCGGAAGAAGAAGAGGCCGCACAGGTATTGGGCGCCAATGGCTGGCAGACTTTCTGGCGAGTCACCTTACCGGGTATTCGCTGGAGTTTGTTATACGGCGTGATCTTATGTACTGCCCGTGCGGTCGGTGAATTTGGTGCTGTATCGGTGGTTTCCGGCCATATTCGTGGGCAGACCAATACGCTGCCGCTGCATATTGAAATTTTATATAACGAGTACCAGACCAACGCTGCATTTGCGGTAGCGTCACTGCTGGCGCTGTTTGGTTTGTTTACCTTGCTGGCGGACACGTTGTTAAGCCGCTTGCGCCATCGTTAATTGAGGAGATGTAAGTCATGAGTATTCAGGTAGAGCATATCGAGAAACGCTTCAACCAGTTTGCTGCGTTGCATGACATCAACATCACTTTCCCTTCCGGGGAGCTGGTGGCGCTGCTGGGGCCGTCGGGTTGTGGTAAAACCACGTTATTGCGTATTATCGCCGGGCTTGAACAAGCCGATAGTGGTCGTATTCTGTTAAATGGCGCTGATGCGTCAGAATTGCATGTCCGTGAACGTAATGTTGGTTTTGTATTCCAGCATTATGCACTGTTCCGCCATATGACTATTTTTGAAAACGTGGCATTCGGACTGCGGGTTAAACCACGCAAAGTGCGTCCGAATGAAAATGTTATTCAACAGAAAGTAAAACAGCTGTTGGAACTGGTGCAACTGGGACATGTCGCCGATCGTTATCCGACCCAGCTTTCTGGTGGTCAGCGGCAACGAGTGGCGTTAGCGCGTGCATTGGCGGTTGAGCCGCAAGTGCTGTTGCTGGACGAACCCTTCGGTGCACTAGATGCGCAAGTACGTAAAGAGTTACGCCGCTGGTTACGCCGTCTGCACGATGAACTGCACGTGACCAGCCTGTTCGTGACCCACGATCAGGAAGAAGCGTTGGAAGTGGCCGATCGGGTGGTGCTGATGAATGCTGGCAAAATTGAGCAATTTGGTACACCGCAGGAAGTGTACGAAAAGCCGGCGACTGAATTTGTACACCGTTTCTTGGGCACGGTTAACCTGTTCCACGGCCATCTGCAAAGTGGACAACTGGAAGTGTCTGGTGCCACGCTAACCGAACAAATGTCCGGTCTGGCAACTACCGATACCCAAGCTATTGCGTATGTGCGCCCGCATGAACTTGAACTACTACCAGCCAACATTCCGCATGGTATTCCGGCGACTGTCGTGCGAATTTTACCGTTTGGAGGTGCGTATCGTGTCGAAGTTTCCGCAAATAATGGTGTCGCACGCACCTTGATTGAAGTCGATGTGCCACGTGAGCAGGTGGCTGTGTTAGAGTTACGTCCAGGATTATCAGTACGACTGGTGGCGCGACAAACGCAGCTCTATCAGTCTGAAACTAAGGAACGTGTGGCTTGAATTTTCAACAGCTCAAGATTATCCGCGAAGCAGCCCGCTGCCATTTCAACCTGACCGAAGTGGCGAATACGCTGTATACCTCACAATCGGGTGTCAGTCGGCATATCAAAGAGCTGGAAGATGAGCTGGGTGTGGAGTTGTTTATCCGCCGCGGGAAACGTCTGTTAGGGATGACCGAACCGGGTAAAGCGCTGCTCACCATGGCCGAGCGTATTCTGACTGAAGCGAATAATATCCGCCGTTTGGCCGATAATTTTGCCAACAGCGATCGCGGGCGGTTACATGTTTCTACCACCCATACGCAGGCGCGTTATGCGTTACCGGGCATCATCAAAGAGTTCCGGACACAATATCCGCAAGTACAACTGGTGTTGCATCAGGGTAGCCCAAGCGAAATAGTTTCCATGCTGCTTAACGGTGAAACGGATATTGGTCTCACCAGTGAATTGATGGCCGATTACGAAGAGATCGCGGCGTTTCCTTATTACAGTTGGCATCACGCCATCTTAGTGCCGCGTGGCCATCCATTAACGGAATTGCCACAGGTAACGCTGGAAGATCTCAGCGCGTGGCCATTGGTGACTTATCAATCCGGCTTAACCGGGCGGACTAAAATTGATGCCGCGTTTGCAATGGCCGATATTGAGCCGGATATCGTCTTGAGTGCACAAGATTCTGATGTGATCAAAACCTATGTGGAGCTGGGTTTAGGCGTCGGTATTCTGGCGGATATGGCGATTGATTCGGTTAAAGACAGTAATTTAGTGCGTATCAATGCCGAGCATCTGTTTCCCGCCAATACCGCTTGGTTTGGACTGAAAAAGGGTAAGTTCCAACCCAATTTTGCCTGGCGTTTTCTGCAGATCTGTAACCCATCATTGGCGATCAGCGATATTCAGGCGCAAGTCTTTGCAACCGGTGAAGTTCAAACACCATTGCACTACGAGATCTAAGCCACAGATAAAATTGAGCGAGATGGAAGGGTTGAGATTAGTTCAACCCTTTACGGATCAGATAGCGATAGGGCGGTTGTTCGGTTTCACTGGCTAACAGGGTGTGATCCATGAAACGGCAGAAACTGGGAATATCGCGCACTGTCGCCGGATCATCGGCAATCACCAGCAATGTCTCGCCGTCTTGCATCAACCGCACGGTTTTACGCACCATCATCACTGGTTCCGGGCAGCGCAAGCCGCTGGCATCCAGAGTCTGGTTGATGTCATCTGCCGAAAAAGTCATGTTTGCTCCTGTGAATCAACTATCCACATAAAGCATATCATTAACGTTGCGCAGAGAGTACCGCCCGCGCCAGCTGGCGGGCAGCCCGTTTGGCATCGCCATCCGGATTATTGAAATAACCCGCTAATACATCACCGATGGCCTGTCGGACATAGCTAGAATTCGCCATGCCTTCAGCCATGCTCGGCACCAATTCCTGTTGTTTAATGGCTTGTTGTAACTGTTGAGCAGAATGTTGCGCACACTGGTCAAAATCCGTCAGCGTCTGGTTATTTAACACCGGAATAGACCCTTTTACCCGATTAAAGGCATGCTGAAAATCGGAAGTCATGATCATGTTCACTAGTTGCAACTGCGCTTGTTGTTTCTGCTGACTTTGCACATCAAACATCGCTATCGAATCGAGATTGTAACTGAATTTGCCGTCAGTGCCGGGTGCTGGTAAACAAAGAATATCTTTGCCTGGTACCACGTTTGCCGCAGTCAGTTCACCTTTTACCCAGTCGCCCATTAACTGCATGGCGGCTGAGCCTTCGATCAGCATGTGTGTCGCTTGATTCCAGTTTGTGCCACCGTAGTCATCTGCAATATATTCCCGTAGCTGGTGGAACAGCTCCAGTAAATGCTGCATGGTGTCGCTTTGCAACGCGGTTTGATCCAACTGAATAAACGCTCGGCGGTAAAAATCACTGCCGCCTTCACCC
Protein-coding regions in this window:
- a CDS encoding sulfate ABC transporter substrate-binding protein — protein: MKKSVLLVAGLLATLTTQTVPAAEVKLLNVSYDPTRELYQDYNKSFSQFWQQEHGDSVNVSQSHGGSGKQARAVIEGLDADVITLALAQDINKVAQQGLVAPDWESKLPNHASPFTSTIVFLVRKNNPKHIQDWADLIRPDVEVVTPNPKTSGGARWNYLAAWGYALHKTGTEQGARDYISKLFKNVKVLDSGARGATTSFVERGLGDVLIAWENEAYLVLNELGKDQFELITPSESILAEPPVAVVDQVAKKHGTEAVAKAYVEHLYSDDAQRIAGKHFYRPSNPLIAKEFAQQFSPVKLFTIRELEGDWAKAQQRHFASGGTFDQLYQPGQ
- a CDS encoding ABC transporter substrate-binding protein encodes the protein MTLRSYLVSSLMLSLVSVSAMASSVEVLHWWTAGGEAKAAGVLRSYWQALGNEWQDSAISGGGGKSAMTVLKSRALSGTPPEAAHLKGSELQEWAALGFLRNLDNVAQQNGWEQVLPEFVQHSVQSKGHYVAVPIGIHRVNWLWVNPKVFQRLQLTPPATWSELLVVAKKLKQAGITPLAIGDDQWQLAILFEAIVLGEGGSDFYRRAFIQLDQTALQSDTMQHLLELFHQLREYIADDYGGTNWNQATHMLIEGSAAMQLMGDWVKGELTAANVVPGKDILCLPAPGTDGKFSYNLDSIAMFDVQSQQKQQAQLQLVNMIMTSDFQHAFNRVKGSIPVLNNQTLTDFDQCAQHSAQQLQQAIKQQELVPSMAEGMANSSYVRQAIGDVLAGYFNNPDGDAKRAARQLARAVLSAQR
- a CDS encoding sulfate ABC transporter ATP-binding protein — encoded protein: MSIQVEHIEKRFNQFAALHDINITFPSGELVALLGPSGCGKTTLLRIIAGLEQADSGRILLNGADASELHVRERNVGFVFQHYALFRHMTIFENVAFGLRVKPRKVRPNENVIQQKVKQLLELVQLGHVADRYPTQLSGGQRQRVALARALAVEPQVLLLDEPFGALDAQVRKELRRWLRRLHDELHVTSLFVTHDQEEALEVADRVVLMNAGKIEQFGTPQEVYEKPATEFVHRFLGTVNLFHGHLQSGQLEVSGATLTEQMSGLATTDTQAIAYVRPHELELLPANIPHGIPATVVRILPFGGAYRVEVSANNGVARTLIEVDVPREQVAVLELRPGLSVRLVARQTQLYQSETKERVA
- the cysW gene encoding sulfate ABC transporter permease subunit CysW → MNPITTEPRWVRYLLILIGAGWFAALLLLPLAVVFTQALAKGVVFFWQSLADTDALAALRLTLFTVICSVPMNVIFGLTAAWAIGRFRFRGRQALITLIDLPFSVSPVIAGLMFVLLFGNRGWFGEWLQAHDLHVIFNTPGIILATMFITVPFVVRELLPQMEARGAEEEEAAQVLGANGWQTFWRVTLPGIRWSLLYGVILCTARAVGEFGAVSVVSGHIRGQTNTLPLHIEILYNEYQTNAAFAVASLLALFGLFTLLADTLLSRLRHR
- the cbl gene encoding HTH-type transcriptional regulator Cbl, translating into MNFQQLKIIREAARCHFNLTEVANTLYTSQSGVSRHIKELEDELGVELFIRRGKRLLGMTEPGKALLTMAERILTEANNIRRLADNFANSDRGRLHVSTTHTQARYALPGIIKEFRTQYPQVQLVLHQGSPSEIVSMLLNGETDIGLTSELMADYEEIAAFPYYSWHHAILVPRGHPLTELPQVTLEDLSAWPLVTYQSGLTGRTKIDAAFAMADIEPDIVLSAQDSDVIKTYVELGLGVGILADMAIDSVKDSNLVRINAEHLFPANTAWFGLKKGKFQPNFAWRFLQICNPSLAISDIQAQVFATGEVQTPLHYEI
- a CDS encoding alpha/beta fold hydrolase; translation: MNNILLVPGLYDSGPQHWQTLWHQQHPDWLRIQQADWTTPDLHRWAAPVLAALQDSQEPLTIVAHSFGCLASLYAATQLPEKINSLFLVAPADPELLGVQEGLIYHPTSVPGRIIASSNDPWMSLDRICLWSQRWSLPLSLLGPLRHINAESGHGEWPEGLELLCWHCQQLAKAA
- the glyQ gene encoding glycine--tRNA ligase subunit alpha; amino-acid sequence: MQKFDIKTFQGLILSLQDYWARQGCVISQPLDMEVGAGTSHPMTFLRAIGPEPMNCAYVQPSRRPTDGRYGENPNRLQHYYQFQVILKPSPDNIQELYLGSLRELGFDPLVHDIRFVEDNWENPTLGAWGLGWEVWLNGMEVTQFTYFQQVGGLECSPVTGEITYGLERLAMYIQGVDSLYDLVWADGPLGKVTYRDVFHQNEVEQSTYNFEHADVPFLFQLFDQCEKECQHLLNLELPLPLPAYERILKAAHAFNLLDARHAISVTERQRYILRIRALSKAVAEAYYAARERLGFPMCKATQA
- the tusA gene encoding sulfurtransferase TusA, whose product is MTFSADDINQTLDASGLRCPEPVMMVRKTVRLMQDGETLLVIADDPATVRDIPSFCRFMDHTLLASETEQPPYRYLIRKGLN
- the zntB gene encoding zinc transporter ZntB, encoding MSDQLPFHVSPKSLHQPKALVPAEPVLALQLDANGRYHKLSAGGSVPTERCWLHLDYSAESAKEWLRHSPLLPDVVRESLLGESNRPKLVKVNDGLLLTLRGINHNEGQRPDQMVAIRFFITDKLIVSTRHRRVYAVEQVVRNLRQGLGPRSTADWLVDVCENLAEQAGDFIDEMMDKIVRLEDEILEQKINSRRELVEIRRQLIVLRRYLAPQRDVFSRLANEKIAWLEKDDLRRLHDIADRMGRWLEDLDASIARTSLLADEINALMTEAMNRRTYIMSLFAMVFLPLSFFTGLLGVNLGGIPGNTSPWGFISFCLLLLTIAGSILLWLKLRRWV
- a CDS encoding DNA-3-methyladenine glycosylase I — protein: MERHCAWIMSDPDYIAYHDQQWGRPEYDDRKLFAMLCLEGQQAGLSWLTILKRIPAYYAAFADFDPVLLAEFDEQKLELLMNDPSIIRNRLKINAIRQNARCYLALQQQGLVFSDWLWQFVDGKPVINHWQHAKEIPVTTPQAEAMSKALKKVGFKFVGPTICYAFMQAVGMVNDHLIDCPWHRICEKTAS
- the cysT gene encoding sulfate ABC transporter permease subunit CysT, giving the protein MRFRSHSVLPGFAPTLGFSLLYLSLMVLLPLSALVLYSVTKQDMSQFWQVISNPRVIASFKLSFGAAAIAALLNTLFGSIIAWTLVRYEFFGKRIMDSLIDLPFAMPTAVSGIALSAIFAGNGWIGHYFAPYGIKLAFNPIGVVIALTFIGLPFVVRTMQPVLKEHERELEEAAACLGANRWITFQKIIFPALVPAALTGFALAFARAVGEYGSVIFIAGNLPMVSEIAPLMIMSHLEEYDYAGAAAIATVMLGISFVLLLLINQLQAWSWQRLGGAR